From a region of the Zingiber officinale cultivar Zhangliang chromosome 4B, Zo_v1.1, whole genome shotgun sequence genome:
- the LOC121976395 gene encoding mitochondrial import inner membrane translocase subunit PAM16 like 2-like, translated as MAARLLANILVMGSGILGRAVLQAYRKAIENANRNGVANEAINNIRRVSKTMTEQEARQVLGISNDSTWPEIIQKYDVLFEKNAKGGSFYLQSKVHRAKECLEAIYQRSSQATS; from the exons GCTGCGAGACTTCTTGCAAACATACTTGTAATGGGTTCAGGTATATTAGGAAGAGCTGTTCTGCAAGCATATCGTAAAGCAATAGAAA ATGCCAATAGAAATGGTGTCGCAAATGAAGCGATCAACAACATCCGCAGAGTAAGCAAAACAATGACAGAGCAGGAAGCCAGGCAGGTATTAGGCATATCCAACGACTCAACATGGCCCGAAATTATTCAG AAGTATGATGTTCTGTTTGAGAAAAATGCTAAAGGTGGGAGTTTCTACCTCCAGTCCAAGGTGCATCGGGCAAAAGAATGCTTAGAGGCAATTTACCAGAGAAGTAGTCAAGCAACGAGTTGA